DNA sequence from the Treponema sp. OMZ 838 genome:
AAGCCCGCAAAATTTTTAACGACGTTGTAGTAAATTATCCGCAGTCGGGAAAAGTAAACGAGGCACGATATAAAATCGTACTTATCGATCAACAGGCGGTTCGGGAGGAACTTTTGCGGATGGCGAGCGAAACCCATTCCGCATCGGCAGAGGCTGAAAAAATATCTGAATCCACCGAACCGGAGCCGAAATCCGATAAAGCCGCCCCGAAATCCTATGAAGCAAGTGCCTCGATTGCGTCAGACAGCACGGACAGCAATACCGCAGATGCACTGATTACGGATGAAGCTGTTATAACGGTTGCTGGAGATACTCCCGATACTACCGCGGATGCCGGCAAACCCGATACAACCGAGACAGCGGTTGCATCAGCCGAGCGTACGGAAGCTGCACCGGTTGCGGAGGCTGCACCAGTTGTGGATGCTGCTCCGTTACCGGAAGAAGAAAAGCAGACCGAATACTTTACCGGCCGCTTAGCGGCATTGGAGAAAAAAATCAATGAAATTTCCGCAACGCTTTCTCTGATTGTTGAAGAACAAGAAAATCAGCGTATACGGGAACAGCAGCAACAAAAAGAACAAAAAGAAGCAGAACGGCAGAAACTTGAAAGACGTCGTCAGGAATTGGCAGAGCTGATGGCTCGTACCAAGACCTTGGAAAAACTTTATGAACAGCGTACAAAAGGAGCAAAATAATGCAGATACTCAATAAAAAGATGATTCTATTGTGCCTCTCGGTATGGTTGCTGAGCGGATTATTTGCAGCGGAAAATACAGTCGAAATGGTCAGTGATCCGCTCAAGCTGGTTATTTACCCTAATACTGGTAATTTCTGTTTATATCATTCGAAGGCCGAAGATGCACGCTCGTATGAGCCGCTGTATGATGACCGCTCTCAATCTTCCGTGAATCTTTATTCAGTGCTCTTTAATGGAGAGATACACCATCTCAATAATAAAAGCGGGAAGAAAATTATTATTAGCCAGTCAAAAAATGAGATAACGGTTATGTTCCAGATCAGTATGGACTTTTTGGCGACGCAGACGTTTTCATTTGTACCTTCAAAACAGCGGTCAACGGGGAAGCTCTTAAAGGTCGTAACCGAAATTCAAAACATTTCGGGAGATATTGCCGATATCGGTTTAAAGGCGTTATTTGACACGTCGTTGGGTGAAAAGAATCTTGTTCCGCTGTATACGGACTTACGCAGCGAAATCGGAGCGGAACTGATGCTGCAGCCTGTATTGGAAAAAGATTCCGTTATCTTTTCTGCGGATAGAGGATATGCCTGCCTCTTCTTCTTACGAAATGAATATGCGACAGTACCTACATCCGTATATATTGCAAATTGGGAGCGGCTGGTAACAAAGAAGTGGCTGCCTTCTTATGTAAACGGTAGATCCTTCCGTAAGTATGCATTTTCCGATCCCGGGCTTTTATACGTATGGTCTGAAAAGAAGATTCTTTATAAAGAGACGTTCAGTGTTACAAATTGCATCGGTTTTTACGATTACCGGAGTACAGCTGATAGCGTAACGGCATATTCGGCGTATACTCAACAGGTAGCGGGAGAGACGGTTGTGCCCGTTGCAGCACCGGTTATTAGCAAGCCTACCGTTACTACCGTTTACCGGGCTGCTCCCATAACTCAACCGGCTGCTCCTAACACACAGCCGGCGGATAGTTCTGTTTCTTCGGCATCTGCAGAGCAGTCTGCTGCCGTTCAAGCCGCCGAACAGAATCCACCGGTAAAACCGGAAGAACCTAAAAAAGATTACCGGTATGTGCAGGAGCTGTTGGATAAAATTGCGGAGCTTGAAAAATCGTCCGACTCATTATCCATGGAAGAGATTGCAAAATTACGTATAGAAGTAGATAACGCAATAGAGGCTATGCAGGAACAATAATGCCGTCATCGATTCTTGAACAAGCAAAAAAACAATTTGCGAAGGGGAATTATCAACAGGTCATTAACTTATTGGAACCGCACGTTACGCAATACGTTGTGTCGGGCGATACCAAAGATGTCGTGTATAATGCTTCATTTAACAAATCGTTTCCTTTTTATTTGTATTTAGGACTTGCTTGTTTACATGCCGGGGATATCGGCGGTGCCGTTGATTATTTGACCTGTGCGCGGCGTATTAAAATGACTGATCCCGATTTGCTGTGTGCGCAGGCCGTGCTGTTTTTACGGCGCGGTGATACTGCTCGTGCGATCGACTATTATTTGGAAGCCATTGAGTATAATCCTAACCATGAATTGGCACG
Encoded proteins:
- a CDS encoding tetratricopeptide repeat protein yields the protein MCFGICSLFAGNDDLLAGLDAYSRGEWTAAVESLERVITTAEPNDRTEALYWLVMSETSAQNYERALEYADAFLEAAPEDERAAEVSYQKGRLLHLSGCYDASSENFYEFIEKYPDHPKIPSAHYWIGENFYAAGNHAEARKIFNDVVVNYPQSGKVNEARYKIVLIDQQAVREELLRMASETHSASAEAEKISESTEPEPKSDKAAPKSYEASASIASDSTDSNTADALITDEAVITVAGDTPDTTADAGKPDTTETAVASAERTEAAPVAEAAPVVDAAPLPEEEKQTEYFTGRLAALEKKINEISATLSLIVEEQENQRIREQQQQKEQKEAERQKLERRRQELAELMARTKTLEKLYEQRTKGAK